The Euphorbia lathyris chromosome 3, ddEupLath1.1, whole genome shotgun sequence genome contains a region encoding:
- the LOC136223065 gene encoding subtilisin-like protease SBT1.4: protein MAISCVSILPLLLFFLSLASSSLSSPLSNNPQTFIVFMSKSDKPALFSSHHHWYSSIINSLPPSTHSPKILYTYPQAISGFSAHITPDQAEALSRVSGVISVIPDQINQLHTTRTPQFLGLSSESDFWLDGDFGEDIIIGVLDTGVWPGHPSFSDDGMSDVPASWKGSCETSDDFPSYVCNKKLIGARAFYHGYNASKDSHSPKDTQGHGTHTASTAGGSLVKNASFYQYAKGDARGMASKARIAVYKICWSGGCSGSDILAAFGQAIEDGVHVISLSVGSTGKASPYYWDTTAIGAYVASVQYGITVSCSAGNSGPGAYTAVNVAPWILTVGASTIDRQFRADVVLGDGRTFHGASLYTGEPLPDKFIPLVYAGDVGSSVCTAGSLDSSKVKGKIVLCDNGVIQRPEKGIEVKRAGGVGMIVRNYQDDLTLAAEAYLTPATTLGLTDGTSIRYYIFSNSPTAKIVFRGTVIGDSPPSPKVASFSSRGPNYVTAEILKPDVIAPGVMILAGWTGAVSPSKMENDDRRVQFWPDSGTSMSCPHVSGLAAVLRKAHPNWSPAAIKSALMTTAYNLDNSGATIGDIATGKASTLFDRGAGHVDPNSALDPGLIYDIDQDEYISFLCAIGYTRKQIFLFTQVMPRENICDNNMGNPGNLNYPSFSVVFEDTSSVVTYKRTVKNVGSSASVVYDVKVNAPANVDVKVSPTRLVFSEENKSLSYEITFSSSTSSLSLGLDSASNTAQSFGSIAWSDGIHTVTSPIAVLWKQGVSMASF, encoded by the coding sequence ATGGCTATTTCATGTGTCTCTATTCTTCCTCTccttctgttcttcctttctttagcCTCTTCTTCCTTGTCTTCACCATTATCTAACAATCCTCAAACTTTCATTGTCTTTATGTCCAAATCAGATAAGCCTGCCCTCTTCTCCTCCCACCACCACTGGTACTCCTCCATCATCAATTCCCTTCCTCCCTCTACTCACTCTCCCAAGATCCTTTATACTTACCCCCAAGCCATCAGTGGTTTCTCCGCCCACATTACACCCGATCAAGCTGAAGCATTAAGTCGGGTTTCTGGCGTAATCTCGGTTATCCCAGACCAGATTAATCAGCTCCATACCACTCGAACCCCTCAGTTTTTAGGGCTTTCTTCTGAGTCTGACTTTTGGCTTGATGGTGATTTTGGGGAAGACATTATCATTGGTGTTCTTGACACTGGAGTATGGCCAGGACATCCGAGTTTTTCAGACGATGGTATGTCTGATGTTCCGGCCAGTTGGAAAGGTAGTTGCGAAACATCAGATGATTTTCCTTCTTATGTTTGCAACAAGAAACTCATAGGGGCGAGAGCGTTCTATCATGGCTATAATGCATCAAAAGACTCACATTCTCCTAAAGATACACAAGGTCATGGAACCCATACAGCATCTACTGCTGGTGGATCATTGGTTAAAAATGCAAGCTTTTACCAATATGCAAAGGGTGATGCTCGTGGTATGGCCTCAAAGGCACGAATTGCTGTTTATAAGATTTGTTGGAGTGGTGGTTGCTCAGGCTCTGATATTCTAGCAGCCTTTGGACAAGCTATTGAAGATGGTGTCCATGTGATCTCCTTATCTGTTGGTTCTACTGGTAAAGCTTCTCCATATTATTGGGATACCACAGCGATTGGGGCATATGTTGCATCAGTTCAGTATGGTATCACTGTGTCTTGTTCTGCTGGGAATTCAGGTCCAGGTGCATATACTGCTGTTAATGTTGCCCCTTGGATTCTCACTGTTGGTGCTTCTACCATTGACAGGCAGTTTCGAGCTGATGTAGTGCTTGGCGATGGGAGAACTTTTCACGGGGCATCGCTCTACACGGGTGAGCCTTTACCGGATAAATTCATCCCATTAGTGTATGCTGGTGATGTTGGAAGTAGCGTTTGTACTGCGGGGAGTTTGGATTCATCAAaagttaaaggtaaaattgtgcTTTGTGACAACGGGGTAATTCAAAGACCGGAGAAAGGTATTGAAGTGAAGCGCGCAGGTGGGGTTGGAATGATAGTTCGTAACTACCAAGATGATCTAACTTTGGCTGCTGAGGCTTATCTTACACCAGCTACCACACTTGGTTTAACAGATGGAACTTCGATTCGATACTACATCTTTAGCAATTCCCCAACAGCAAAAATCGTCTTCCGCGGAACAGTAATTGGGGATTCACCGCCATCTCCTAAAGTTGCATCCTTTTCAAGTCGCGGTCCAAACTATGTCACGGCAGAAATCCTAAAGCCAGATGTTATAGCTCCTGGTGTTATGATCTTGGCTGGTTGGACTGGTGCCGTTTCTCCATCAAAGATGGAAAATGATGACCGAAGAGTTCAGTTTTGGCCAGATTCAGGTACATCAATGTCTTGTCCACATGTGAGTGGACTCGCAGCTGTGCTGCGAAAAGCACATCCGAATTGGTCACCTGCAGCTATAAAATCCGCTCTAATGACTACTGCTTATAATTTGGATAATTCCGGAGCAACCATTGGTGATATTGCTACTGGCAAAGCTTCAACACTCTTTGATCGTGGAGCTGGACATGTTGATCCTAATTCTGCTCTTGATCCTGGCCTAATCTATGACATTGACCAAGATGAGTATATCTCATTTCTCTGTGCAATTGGTTACACTAGGAAGCAAATTTTCCTATTTACTCAAGTGATGCCACGTGAAAATATATGTGATAATAATATGGGGAATCCAGGAAATCTAAACTACCCATCATTTTCTGTTGTTTTTGAGGATACATCTTCTGTGGTTACATATAAAAGGACAGTGAAGAATGTGGGAAGTTCTGCTAGTGTAGTTTATGATGTTAAGGTGAATGCTCCTGCAAATGTAGATGTGAAGGTCTCACCAACTAGGCTTGTGTTCAGTGAAGAGAATAAGAGCTTATCCTATGAAATTACATTCTCCAGCAGCACTTCTAGTCTAAGCTTGGGTTTAGATTCGGCTAGCAACACCGCACAAAGTTTTGGATCAATTGCCTGGAGTGATGGAATTCACACCGTTACGAGTCCCATAGCTGTTCTGTGGAAACAAGGAGTGTCCATGGCTTCCTTTTAA